The Punica granatum isolate Tunisia-2019 chromosome 4, ASM765513v2, whole genome shotgun sequence sequence gataaattaACCTACAGAATTCGAAGTTCATGGAGAAAAgatttcaattaaattatgaaataagaataaaaaagaaatattcaagatatataaatcataaaaGTCTTACTGTTACTGAAGCGAGATCTATAATGAAATTGGAATAACATCCTGTCAAAATATTCAATAACGAAACAGTCAATCTGGAATAAAGTTCttcaacaaatcaaaattcaattaagaaaaagaaaaatacagagaaaattattagaacaatcaaaatatcgaagcaatttgtttcaaatcaaaaccctaaaacccaaTAATATACTCATTTACTTTTCACACCCTAAACTTACGTTTCTCACATTTGTTCCCGAAAGTATCATCACATCTCTTCATATAATGCCATGTCCTGAAAAATCAGTGCAAAGTTCACTCTGCTCTTTCAGTTCGCTTTCTAATCTCATCGACCACGGCCATGACCCAAGAGCATCCATCCAAGTTGCAGGACTTCAGTCAATGGCATTCGTCCTTCATGGCATCACGATTGATTATGATAACAGTCCCGACTTTCTCATAATGTACATGCGAAAAAGCCAACCAAGAAATGCAGAAATAATGCAATTCGAGCACTCCCTCTGATCTCTACTAATAATTCTTCGTATTCTATTCTCTTTACAAGAATTGATCATCTTCTGTAAGTTAGCATAcaaacccaaaaattctcaacaCTGTACGTTATAATTGAATCAATCATCCGTATCCAAGAACAATGATCCccaaagaaggggaaaaagtTGAGACCACTCTTCACAGATTAGATTTTGCGCTTCTTCCACCCTTTCTGCTTACAGCCTCACACAATCGGCACGGCAAGGTGTCGAGGCTCGCTGCCCGGGCATTTCCGTAATTTCCCATCACCCCGCACCTCCTCCATGCGTGGTACTCGGCATACGCCACAGGATCATTACTGAGGGCAATAACATAATTCGCCAGCTCCTCCATGGAACTAAATTTATTCCCATTGATGATCGAGTGCGGAGGCACAAAGTCTGCCACATTGGGGGCTCCGAAATAAATAGGTACTGAGCCCGAGTCCAGGGCATAGAAAAGCTTCTCAGTGACATAACTCTCAGTCCAAGTGTTCTCTACCGCAAGGACAAACTTGTAGTGGGACATGGCACAATGGAGGTGGTCCCACCATCTAGGGACGGTGCTCGCATCATTTGCACACTCTGGATAATAAGAGAGGGCCTTGTCTAAGCCTCCCACATTGTTTAAGCACTTCCCGAAGGAGTGATGAGGAAGTAACTTAAGGAGCCTCCTGGCCAGCTCATTTCTTTGAGGAAGGCACCGAGATGAGGACCAATATACAAGAGTTTCCTACAATGAATAGAGAAGATGCAAGGTCAGGTATCACACCATGGAACATCTGATTCCCTTATGTATAGATTATGACTGCAAGCGAATATAGATTTCACAGAGATAAAACAAGAAATGATACTCTAACTCGCAGAGCCGTGGAAGAAATACAGTAAAGTACATTTATCGAATTTGATAAGGATTTCGACGAATTAGTTAGATCCTCTCATTTTCGTTTCTCATTCTCAAACACAAGACATCCGTGGTCCAGGACCACAAAGAAGTTCGCCAGCCAGCTTTATTTGTCTTAAGAAAAAGCCTGCAAACTTCTCCACTATTCTATTTTCCAGCAATTCAATTTGATCAATTTTAGCAGGAATGTAAGGAAAGCAGCTTGCCAAATCTTTGTACAGATCCATAAGAATTGTCTTCACTGAAAACCAAAGAGGATGGCAAACATGTTTTGCACACAGTGTTCTTTATACCATACAATGAGAGTGGAAAGTTTTGAACAATCAACCCTGGCTCTATATAGTTGATCATACACCACAAATGCAGAAGAGCAAGTAAATAACACATACTGACAcaattgagagagagaggaacaaGAACAGAGCATACATTGTTCTTATAAGACGAGACATGATAGTTCCGGCCATTGTGAAAGAGTGATCCCGCATAGGTTGACTGAACATCATCTTTTGCATGGTAACTTATAAACAAATCTTCAAAGCCCGATCGCTTTCTTCCTGCCTCCAGATCCATGTAAACTCGCAGTGGATCTCCAGTGCGCCTCTATAATTGAGTAAGAATACATGCAGTTATAAGAGTCGGAGAAACCAAAGCACTGAGCATATCAACTGCATATCAACATAGGCTAAAAGCACTTCATAAGATACAGACAGATGAGTATTTACAAATAATTTACTCAAAAGGCTTGCAAGGAGGCTGAAACAGGCATTGAGTCTGCATTGCTGCCTATTGAAACTGGATAAGTTCTTCAACAGTCTTTCTCTTCAGCTGTCCATCTATTCTTGACATGAGAGAGTACAACTAGTACCTCTATATTATGGGGTAATTTTCCATCGGAATCGTTTCCTTATtctaggtcgtcacgcatcATAACTGACCCTCAAGCGATTACCTAGAATAATCCTACCATTCTAGAATCTTGCAAATCTAACATCATGTCCGAGCGAACAACACGATCAAATTTGGACAATCCTAGACAGCACAGAAGGAGAAGAGAACACAAGGTTGCACACTCTGTCCTCAGAGCACCACCGACTGCAGATCACAAACAGAGACTTTGCAAAGAGAACAAACCACTAGACGAATCGAAATGTCTGAATGGATGAGATCACACAAATCCCTCCACAAAAGAACCCGATTACAATAGAAATGAGAATATACCTTGAACTTGAGAATCTATAGGCCCTGCCCACCACTGGACCCCAAAAGATAGGCAATTAAGCAGAACTCCGCATTAACATTTCGGCAAAAGCAAGGAAGGCAACCTCCACCGCGATCTAGCTAACATTACATTCTTTCCGACAGTAATTAATCTAAAAGCCTTGCATTACACGCACAATAAAATTGGGAGGTACCTGACGAGGAGGTGTGGAAGTCTCGAACAGCAATGCATCGGGTTTATCCGCGAGAACCGGAGATTTAGTCCACAAACAGCTCAACCCGCAGCGGCAAGCGTACAAATTATCCAAATTGTCAGGGATCCAAGTCCAGCCTTTGACAAGAACACTCGCATGGTTCAGCTGAAGCTCACTGCATTCAGATTCACCAGGGGAAACCTGCAAGGAGGAAGACTCATTTGACCTGCTTGACCCAGTCCGAGTCAAGATCCAAGCTTTGTGCCTCTCCCTGAACTGGGTGCAGCCCACCTGGGAATCCCACTTCTTGTATGCCGAAAGTAGGTCGGTGAACGGGTCCGGCGTGGTATTGGGGCCAGAGAGGAGGGcggggtccctgaaggagggGAGAGGGGCGGAGAGAGATGGGAATTGGAGGAGGCCGGAGAAGAAGAGGGCGAGGAACGTGAGGGAGAGCATCAGGGTGATGGTGATGGAGTTCCGGGGCTTCAAGGGCATGGTAGAGgagaaaaaggagaagaaggagatgaTGTAAGCTGGGGTTGGATCCTCGCTTCTTccgtgaagaagaagaagaagaagaaatggcaATGGTGGGCATAACGAGACTGCCAATGGAGGTTACTTCTGGTTTGTCAGCTCCGACCGGAATGGACCCGGCGACTCCATGGTTTActtggaaaattattttcccctctctctccctttccCCCACAAAAGGAGgataattgaattttaaaCCCTGAGGTTTTCCCTCTGGACAACTTGCACCCTATAGTTTGTACTTTAGCCGATTTACACCTCGAAGTTTGAATCCTAGTCCACTTTGCTCCCACTTAACGGATGAATACCACGCTTGATCGGAGGAATGCCACTTGAATTGTGTCACCAAACAACTGTGGGCCTGGTAATTTAAATGCAACATTACCAGCAATCTGGATGGATTGCCTATAATCTTTCAAGTGGTAATGTTCATATTACCACAAGATTGAACCCTACTAGATAGATAACCGTTTATCCACATTGACGCGTTTGGTGAGGAAAAAACAACGGATTGACATTGCTTGATGTAGGTTACAAAGTCAAAATTACCCTTCAAAaacattttcaaaaatatcaaccctaatttttttaaaaatatgtaaatattataaaagaaaaaaaaacgatcGACTCCTCTGAGCTTCGATCGAAGCACGATGGAGAAGGTGATGGCGGGGGGAGACGTTGAGAAGGAGTAGAGGTGATGGTGGTTCCGAAAGAGTTGACATTAGTGGTGGCGGTGGCAGAGGAGTCGATTAGGATTTCTAGGAGAGAactgagaagaagaagaaaatggcatttttataattttcattttgttgagATGGCCATTTTGGAGGCAATTCACATTGGCATACCCTCCTAGTCAATGTGGATTACTACTAGAAGATGGATTGTTGCCCGAACGTTGTCACCAAACAAAGTAATGCAGTGAGCCCAGGTAATTTAATCACGGATTGCTGGCAATCCTCCTTGACAATCGATACCAAAAACCTCATAAGAGCAAAATGAGACCCTTTCTACCCAAGAGCGAGGTAAAATTACCCTTACGATATCTCTAGAAATGAGAGCTTCAATGTGGTTggatggaaaatgaaaaatgtgaaaacCCAGTAGATTGAGAGACATCTGAGCAGTTCAATCGCCGCTGGTTTTCCTCTCCCTAAATGGATGAACAATGTGAATCTGCCACTCCAGGCCAAGAAAGGATGGAGAAGTTGTATGGAACTTTTTAAACACCATGCGGTTACGTGGGACGAAGAAAAGAAACACACATATAAAAGTGGGCTTCACAAAAGCCCAAGCCCATTATAAGCCCATATACTTCCTCtgattttccattttcaattaattataattaataatttggaCAAAATCACGGCAACATAGACTCCGGCGAGGACCGGCACTTCcccatcaaagaagaagaagaagaagaaagcaaTCTCCGGTTCCTGCTCGCTACGATGATCATCAGCTGCCGTGGAATTGGACGCTCAATCCCGAGCTTGCGAGCCGTGATTCTGTTATCGATACTACTGCAAATCTCAGAGCTTCCCTCTTCCTTTTCTGCCTCGTCGTCGTTGGACAGCTTCTCGGTGACAGATGGGAAGGTACTGGAACTGGACGAGTCTAATCTGGACACCGCGATCGCATCCTTCGACTACATCCTCGTCGATTTCTATGCCCCTTGGTGCGGCCACTGCAAGCGGCTCTCCCCCGAGGTAGATCTATATCTGGTTTAATATACTGTAAAACAGTGGCAAAGGAGTGAACTTTCTTAGATTCAATGAATCGCCCTTTTTGCGAGATCTGAAGCTTGTTTGCTTTATCTGGTTTAATATACAAGTTCAGCCCCTTTTTGATCCGCTGACAAGTAATGGGTTTTGCAGTTGGATGCAGCTGCCCCTGTTCTTGCTGGGCTCAAACAGCCTGTGGTGATAGCAAAAGTAGATACTGACAAGTATAAGCGGGTCGCCGTCAAACATGATATCGAGTATGAATGATGCTCTGTCCCTTTCCTGCCGACTTCACAGAGCCGGCTcgaaattatatttcattgcTTACATTATTGTAATGAATGTGATTGCTGTGGTCCGTTATTGAGAACTTGTGTTTCTGCATATTCCATCTCGACATTATTATAAAGTATCTGAAAATGATCATCTTAATGCAGTGGTTATCCGACCCTCAaactgtttatgcatggtgtTCCGATGGAGTACCACGGGCCCAGAAAAGCAGATTTGCTGGTTCGCTTTCTAAAGAAATTTGTCGCTCCTGATGTCTCTGTTCTCGATTCCGATGCTGCGATAGGTGAATTTGTTGAAACTGCTGGTTCCAGTTTCCCATTGTTCATTGGTTTCGGTTTGGATGAGTCGGTGTTATTAAACCTAGCGAGAAAGTATAAGAAGAAGGCATGGTTTTCTGTGGCAAAGGATTTCTCCGAGGATGTCATGGTCTCGTATGATTTTGACAAAGTTCCTGCTCTTGTGGCCATCCAACCCAGCTACAACGAGAGGAATATCTTTTACGGTCCCTTCGAAGGTATATGGAATCGAATTTTCCTTATCTCGCTCACCCTCCATTTGTTGGCAACTTGTACTATTTGCTGATGTTAGTGAAAACTTTGCCTATCTTGGCAGAAAAATTCCTTGAGGACTTTGTGAAGCAGAACTTTCTGCCCTTGTCCGTGCCAATAAATTCAGATACGCTGAAGTTACTGAGGGACGATGATAGGAAAATTGTCCTGACAATCGTGGAAGATGAGACAGATGATGCATCGAGGAAGCTGGTGAAATTGCTGAAGGCAGCTGCATCTGCAAACCGAGACATAGTGTTTGGTTATGTTGGGGTTAAACAATTCGAGGAGTTCACCGATTCTTTCGGTTCTACGAAGAAGACAGAGCTACCGAAGATGGTGGTGTGGGATGGAAATGAAGAGTACTTCACAGTAAGTCGACCCTCACTAAGATACAACTTCACTGATCACTGAACTTCTTATTATACTGATTGATGGATGACTCATCGGACAGGTTATTGATTCTGAAGTCATTCACGAGGAGGATCAGGGATCTCAGATCACGAAATTTCTTGAAGGATATAGAGAAGGCAGGACGGTCCAAAAGAGAATCAGTGGCCCGTCTCTCATGGGCTACATCAAGTCATTGAACATGGGAGTCAAAATTGCGTACATTATGGTCTTTTTGGTCATAATTGTGATGATTGTGATGGGCTTCTGTATGGATGATGAACCTCTGCGAGTTGGAACAAGGGACCAGGCTGATCAAGGGACCAGCTCTGCCTCCGAGCCCGAGAGGAGGGAGTACAAATCCGGGGACAAGGAAGATTAGAAAAATGATCTGGATACCACCACGACTCTTCTTTCTCATCCTCACCACTGGATTTGCATCCGGGAGATGGGAAATTCAGAAGCTGAGAGTTCACTGCTGCAGATTGAGGTTGAAGCTGCAAGGAAGAGAATCACATGTCGTCGGCAATGTATGATTTTCTATACATTATGGCATGCTG is a genomic window containing:
- the LOC116205441 gene encoding protein disulfide-isomerase 5-2; the encoded protein is MIISCRGIGRSIPSLRAVILLSILLQISELPSSFSASSSLDSFSVTDGKVLELDESNLDTAIASFDYILVDFYAPWCGHCKRLSPELDAAAPVLAGLKQPVVIAKVDTDKYKRVAVKHDIDGYPTLKLFMHGVPMEYHGPRKADLLVRFLKKFVAPDVSVLDSDAAIGEFVETAGSSFPLFIGFGLDESVLLNLARKYKKKAWFSVAKDFSEDVMVSYDFDKVPALVAIQPSYNERNIFYGPFEEKFLEDFVKQNFLPLSVPINSDTLKLLRDDDRKIVLTIVEDETDDASRKLVKLLKAAASANRDIVFGYVGVKQFEEFTDSFGSTKKTELPKMVVWDGNEEYFTVIDSEVIHEEDQGSQITKFLEGYREGRTVQKRISGPSLMGYIKSLNMGVKIAYIMVFLVIIVMIVMGFCMDDEPLRVGTRDQADQGTSSASEPERREYKSGDKED
- the LOC116205878 gene encoding alpha-(1,4)-fucosyltransferase; protein product: MPLKPRNSITITLMLSLTFLALFFSGLLQFPSLSAPLPSFRDPALLSGPNTTPDPFTDLLSAYKKWDSQVGCTQFRERHKAWILTRTGSSRSNESSSLQVSPGESECSELQLNHASVLVKGWTWIPDNLDNLYACRCGLSCLWTKSPVLADKPDALLFETSTPPRQRRTGDPLRVYMDLEAGRKRSGFEDLFISYHAKDDVQSTYAGSLFHNGRNYHVSSYKNNETLVYWSSSRCLPQRNELARRLLKLLPHHSFGKCLNNVGGLDKALSYYPECANDASTVPRWWDHLHCAMSHYKFVLAVENTWTESYVTEKLFYALDSGSVPIYFGAPNVADFVPPHSIINGNKFSSMEELANYVIALSNDPVAYAEYHAWRRCGVMGNYGNARAASLDTLPCRLCEAVSRKGGRSAKSNL